The DNA sequence CTGCCGTCATGCACAGCAATGGTGTGCCCTACCATCTCAGGAAAAATGGTAGAGTCACGAGACCATGTCTTGATGACACGCTTTTCCCGTTTCTCATTGAGCGCCTTGATCTTATCCATGAGGCTAGGATGAATATAGGGGCCTTTCTTGGTTGAGCGTGACATAACCTAACCTCCTTCCCGCTTACTTGCGTCTCTTAATAATCAGTCGATCCGATTCCTTGTTCTTCTTCCTAGTCTTGACACCTCGAGCCGGTTTGCCCCAAGGAGTCATCTGAACCTTACGACCCACAGGAGCGCGGCCTTCACCGCCGCCATGCGGGTGGTCCACCGGGTTCATCACAACACCGCGTACCGACGGTCGTTTGCCCAGCCACCGGCTCCGACCGGCCTTGCCCACGGTGGTGTTTTCGTGCTCCACGTTCCCAACCTGACCCACAGTGGCTTTGCAGGCCGCCAACACCATCCGCGTCTCGCCTGACGGCAGACGGAGTGTAGCCATTCGGCCTTCACGAGCCAGCAACTGAGCTGCCGCTCCGGCCGAGCGTACAATTTTGGCTCCGCGCCCAGGAACAAGCTCTACGTTATGCACGGTAGTGCCCACGGGAATATGGCTCAGCGGCAGAGCATTGCCCGGTTTTATATCGGCCTGCGGGCCAGACATCACATCATCACCCACCGCCAGGCCCACTGGAGCCAGAATATAGCGCTTCTCGCCGTCGACATAATAGAGCAGGGCTATACGCGCTGACCGGTTGGGATCATATTCAATCGCGGCCACTTTGGCCGGAATACCATCTTTATTGCGTTTGAAATCTACTTCCCGAAAGCGTCGTTTGTGTCCGCCGCCCTGGTGGCGCACTGTAATTCGGCCTTGGTTGTTGCGGCCACCATGTTTCTTCAGCGGCCTAAGCAGCTGCTTCTCCGGCTGCTTCTTTGTGATCTCCTCGAAGGTGCTCCCGGTCACAA is a window from the Bacillota bacterium genome containing:
- the rpsS gene encoding 30S ribosomal protein S19, encoding MSRSTKKGPYIHPSLMDKIKALNEKREKRVIKTWSRDSTIFPEMVGHTIAVHDGRKHVPVYISEDMVGHKLGEFAPTRFFRGHGSHTERSTALK
- the rplB gene encoding 50S ribosomal protein L2 — its product is MSIKIYKPTSPGRRFVTGSTFEEITKKQPEKQLLRPLKKHGGRNNQGRITVRHQGGGHKRRFREVDFKRNKDGIPAKVAAIEYDPNRSARIALLYYVDGEKRYILAPVGLAVGDDVMSGPQADIKPGNALPLSHIPVGTTVHNVELVPGRGAKIVRSAGAAAQLLAREGRMATLRLPSGETRMVLAACKATVGQVGNVEHENTTVGKAGRSRWLGKRPSVRGVVMNPVDHPHGGGEGRAPVGRKVQMTPWGKPARGVKTRKKNKESDRLIIKRRK